The following proteins come from a genomic window of Oscillatoria sp. FACHB-1407:
- the pgmB gene encoding beta-phosphoglucomutase — MYDTDWTVIETAESTFNSTQLHHKETVFTLGNGYLGTRGAFEEGYPGACPATLINGIYDDAPLVTTELANCPDWLALVIMIGGDRFRLDQGDVLSYQRSLDLRRGILNRWVRWRSPAGHIIELTFERFVSLADQHVLALRCQITSVNYAGAIEIHTSLNGYPDNQGLMHWESLNQMGRGYAIGLHVRSRHSKHEVGMAAQLSVVGVEQLETRAIAFQGFPTLVTQFEMQVGQSVTLEKLVTVFTSRDNRVPFDAALDKLNHLPGYAILLASHITAWAKVWEINDVVIEGDPTAQLAIRYNLFQLLSAAPRHDDRVSIPAKTLSGFAYRGHIFWDTEIFLLPCLNLTQPALARNLLTYRYHSLPGARRKAQTQGYEGAMYAWESAETGDEVTPTWVPGPDGKGLVRIWCGDIELHINTDIAYAIWHYWHVTGDDAWMRMYGAEIILDTAVFWGSRAEWNPSHQRFEIRNVIGPDEYHEQVDNNAFTNRMVQWHLQIAFETLEWLRQVDPAHAATLEQQLDLTGDRLQHWRDMIRHLWVPTDLVTGLIEQFEGFFAREDIDLAEYEPRTRSMQAILGIEGAKERQVLKQADVIMLLYMLRDGVFGDGAVHYDRQILQTNWDYYVPRTDHTYGSSLGPPVHAILACEMGKPDEAYEHFMRSVLVDLADVRGNAAEGIHAASTGGVWQAVVFGFGGVRLTKSGPVATPHLPTHWTRLHFKLIWQGQPYEFDLRPARVPFTVPNTQPGRLPIQGVIFDLDGVLTDTSEFHYLGWKRLADEENLPFDRTANEALRGVSRRDSLLRLLNGRSVSEDELQEMMTRKNQYYLELIRTITPDHLLPGVNQLLTELNAVGIRVALGSASKNAREVIERLGIAHHIQAIADGYSVAKSKPAPDVFLYAAQQLDLAPGHCIVVEDAASGIEAALSAGMWAIGLGPNERVGKAHLVLPNLTDVHWEMLLQQLSDAVRRTAIELSLQQLVQNRR, encoded by the coding sequence ATGTACGACACTGATTGGACTGTTATCGAAACGGCTGAATCAACATTCAACTCAACTCAGCTACACCACAAAGAGACTGTTTTCACACTTGGCAATGGCTATTTAGGGACACGGGGTGCCTTTGAAGAAGGGTATCCGGGAGCCTGTCCGGCCACTCTGATCAATGGAATTTATGATGATGCGCCCTTGGTAACCACTGAACTGGCAAACTGTCCCGATTGGTTGGCACTGGTCATCATGATTGGGGGCGATCGCTTCCGGTTGGATCAGGGCGACGTTTTGAGTTATCAGCGATCGCTGGATCTGCGACGGGGTATTCTCAATCGCTGGGTGCGTTGGCGCAGTCCCGCCGGGCATATTATCGAACTTACCTTTGAGCGATTTGTCAGTTTAGCCGACCAACATGTTTTAGCATTGCGTTGTCAGATCACCTCAGTGAATTATGCTGGGGCGATCGAAATTCATACCAGTTTGAATGGATATCCAGACAATCAAGGGTTGATGCACTGGGAATCGCTCAACCAGATGGGTCGCGGTTACGCCATTGGTTTACACGTCCGCAGTCGCCACTCTAAACACGAGGTGGGTATGGCGGCTCAGTTAAGTGTAGTTGGGGTAGAACAGCTTGAGACAAGGGCGATCGCCTTTCAGGGCTTCCCCACGCTTGTAACCCAGTTTGAAATGCAGGTGGGGCAGTCTGTCACACTCGAAAAACTCGTCACCGTGTTTACGTCTCGCGATAACCGAGTTCCCTTCGATGCAGCACTCGATAAACTCAATCACCTGCCGGGATACGCTATTTTGTTGGCAAGCCACATCACGGCTTGGGCAAAGGTTTGGGAGATCAATGATGTCGTAATTGAGGGTGATCCTACCGCCCAACTCGCTATTCGCTATAACCTGTTTCAACTGTTATCAGCGGCTCCTCGCCACGACGATCGCGTCAGCATTCCTGCTAAAACGCTCTCTGGGTTTGCCTATCGGGGGCACATCTTTTGGGATACAGAAATCTTTTTGTTGCCCTGTCTCAACCTGACTCAACCCGCCCTAGCCCGAAATTTGCTGACCTACCGCTATCACAGCCTACCAGGAGCACGCCGGAAGGCACAGACACAGGGCTACGAAGGGGCGATGTATGCCTGGGAGAGTGCTGAGACAGGCGATGAAGTGACCCCAACCTGGGTGCCTGGACCCGATGGCAAGGGGTTGGTGCGCATCTGGTGTGGTGACATTGAGCTACACATCAACACTGACATTGCCTACGCTATCTGGCACTACTGGCATGTCACTGGAGATGATGCGTGGATGCGGATGTACGGCGCAGAAATCATTCTTGATACGGCCGTGTTTTGGGGGAGTCGTGCTGAATGGAACCCATCCCATCAACGCTTTGAAATTCGCAATGTGATTGGTCCTGACGAATATCACGAACAGGTTGATAACAATGCCTTTACGAATCGCATGGTGCAGTGGCACTTGCAGATTGCGTTCGAGACGCTGGAATGGTTGCGGCAGGTTGATCCGGCTCATGCAGCAACACTAGAACAGCAACTCGATCTGACGGGCGATCGCCTCCAGCATTGGCGGGATATGATTCGCCATTTGTGGGTGCCAACCGATTTGGTGACAGGATTGATTGAACAGTTTGAGGGCTTTTTTGCACGGGAAGACATTGATCTGGCGGAGTACGAGCCTCGCACGCGATCGATGCAAGCAATCCTGGGAATTGAAGGAGCCAAGGAACGGCAGGTGCTCAAGCAAGCAGATGTAATCATGCTGCTGTATATGCTGCGGGATGGCGTGTTTGGCGATGGAGCCGTTCACTACGATCGCCAAATTCTGCAAACAAACTGGGACTACTACGTTCCCCGCACAGATCACACCTACGGTTCGTCGTTAGGTCCTCCAGTTCATGCCATTCTCGCCTGTGAGATGGGCAAACCGGACGAGGCATACGAACACTTTATGCGCTCTGTTCTGGTGGATCTGGCAGATGTACGGGGCAATGCAGCGGAAGGCATTCATGCTGCGTCAACGGGGGGGGTGTGGCAAGCAGTCGTCTTTGGGTTTGGTGGGGTGCGCCTGACCAAGAGTGGTCCTGTGGCAACCCCCCATCTGCCAACCCATTGGACGCGCCTGCACTTTAAGTTGATCTGGCAGGGACAACCCTATGAGTTTGACTTGCGTCCTGCCCGGGTGCCATTTACGGTGCCCAATACCCAACCAGGGCGGTTACCCATTCAAGGTGTGATCTTTGACCTGGATGGAGTTCTTACCGATACCTCCGAGTTCCACTACCTCGGTTGGAAACGCCTTGCCGATGAGGAAAATCTACCTTTCGATCGCACAGCCAATGAGGCGTTGCGGGGGGTTTCTCGACGCGACTCGTTGTTGCGGCTACTGAATGGACGGTCGGTGAGTGAAGACGAATTGCAGGAAATGATGACCCGCAAAAACCAGTATTATCTGGAACTGATTCGTACGATCACGCCTGACCACCTGTTACCGGGTGTCAACCAGTTGTTAACTGAGTTGAATGCGGTTGGAATTCGAGTGGCACTGGGTTCTGCTAGCAAAAATGCACGAGAAGTGATTGAGCGATTAGGCATTGCCCACCACATTCAGGCGATCGCCGATGGTTATAGTGTGGCGAAGTCAAAACCTGCCCCTGATGTGTTTCTCTATGCGGCGCAACAACTCGATTTAGCTCCTGGTCACTGTATCGTCGTTGAAGATGCTGCCTCTGGCATCGAAGCGGCTCTCAGTGCAGGAATGTGGGCGATCGGGTTAGGCCCCAACGAACGGGTTGGTAAAGCTCATTTGGTGTTGCCCAATTTAACGGATGTGCATTGGGAAATGTTGCTCCAACAATTGAGTGATGCCGTCCGCAGAACTGCGATCGAGTTGTCGTTGCAACAGTTAGTGCAGAATCGCCGCTAA
- a CDS encoding tetratricopeptide repeat protein, which translates to MKPQFFAPSVALSLLLLLGANQSASATTGDRSFSEIAPSAALPHVTSSDPLSDQALQLAQGQPELASELFNRAIAQAEAIPDRATQVRTLSTIAVRLTEAGETQQAIASFNRAFQLAQDNRREMYESVYGEVLRDILAQMAQAGFTDRALQLVPTLPNDFHKAEALNAIAVALIDRGETEPAKRLLLEALQRARGITGDYAYESNGSCANYKFEVMSRIAVNLNLVADLDRALEVAKSITGCTSASGEGGQNYQASAFIGILERLTTVEQVEQAWDNAQAISSISEKSEIWSAIATKFIDMGEPPQAVMIARQLAEDIPPVSSIESDAELRMYWAREGALQTIGINLAVQQQFDAAFQVTAYMVEPAPPQPGTSFAYSLSAASKAEVLSGIAYHYAIAGRVADALEVVNSISNNRVKTLAQLAIAQQLQEAGDQEQASQILQQVSIPQPAADDYEGNAFLAQIALRFTALGRMDRAMQLVELVPDRFLKDHTLRGMIEVLARQNQIDTALALTDRLSDTAVKGSAQSTIAVELARSGQLERALAIAGSIDHAPIRKLTYHDIANHLLATEQVEQALHVALLEPTPEYVQPAQDTLLATIAVPLVLTGQLTQAMQAVEAIADDQLQTETLAAIAAVLPR; encoded by the coding sequence ATGAAGCCTCAATTTTTTGCTCCCTCTGTTGCGCTTTCCTTGTTATTGCTCTTGGGGGCGAACCAATCCGCATCTGCTACGACAGGAGACCGTTCCTTCTCTGAGATAGCTCCCTCTGCTGCGTTACCCCATGTGACGTCCTCTGATCCCTTATCTGATCAAGCATTGCAACTGGCACAGGGACAACCAGAATTAGCCTCTGAGTTATTTAACCGGGCGATCGCCCAGGCAGAGGCAATTCCCGATCGCGCCACTCAAGTTAGAACGCTGTCCACCATTGCAGTTCGTTTAACCGAGGCAGGAGAAACCCAACAGGCGATCGCATCCTTCAATCGTGCCTTTCAACTGGCTCAGGACAACAGACGCGAGATGTATGAGTCCGTTTATGGTGAGGTTTTGCGAGATATTCTGGCTCAAATGGCGCAAGCTGGGTTTACCGATCGAGCGTTGCAGCTTGTCCCAACCTTACCCAATGACTTTCATAAGGCTGAGGCACTGAATGCGATCGCCGTTGCATTAATCGACCGAGGCGAAACTGAGCCAGCAAAACGGTTGTTGTTGGAGGCGTTGCAGCGGGCGAGAGGCATCACAGGTGATTATGCCTATGAATCAAACGGCAGTTGCGCCAACTACAAGTTTGAAGTGATGTCGCGAATTGCAGTGAATCTGAATCTGGTCGCTGATCTGGATCGAGCATTAGAAGTTGCCAAAAGCATTACTGGATGCACCTCAGCATCGGGTGAGGGTGGACAAAACTATCAAGCCTCAGCCTTCATCGGCATCCTGGAGCGATTGACCACGGTTGAGCAGGTCGAGCAAGCCTGGGATAACGCACAAGCCATCTCCTCGATTTCAGAGAAAAGCGAGATATGGTCAGCGATCGCTACCAAATTCATTGATATGGGAGAACCACCGCAGGCAGTGATGATCGCCCGACAGTTAGCCGAGGATATTCCCCCCGTTTCATCCATTGAATCTGACGCTGAATTGCGGATGTATTGGGCACGCGAAGGAGCATTGCAGACGATTGGGATAAATCTGGCAGTACAGCAACAGTTTGACGCGGCTTTCCAGGTTACTGCTTATATGGTGGAACCTGCGCCACCCCAACCCGGCACATCCTTTGCCTACAGCCTCAGTGCTGCCTCAAAAGCTGAGGTCTTAAGTGGAATTGCTTATCACTATGCGATCGCCGGACGAGTAGCAGATGCTCTTGAGGTGGTGAATTCCATCTCTAACAATCGAGTTAAAACCCTTGCCCAACTGGCGATCGCCCAGCAACTCCAGGAAGCAGGCGATCAGGAACAAGCCTCCCAGATATTGCAGCAGGTGTCCATTCCACAACCCGCTGCCGATGATTATGAGGGGAATGCATTTCTGGCTCAAATCGCCCTGAGGTTTACTGCGCTTGGGCGGATGGATCGGGCAATGCAACTCGTGGAATTGGTGCCAGATCGTTTCTTAAAAGACCATACTTTAAGGGGCATGATTGAAGTATTGGCAAGGCAGAATCAGATTGATACCGCTTTAGCCCTGACCGATCGGCTCAGTGACACCGCAGTAAAAGGGAGTGCTCAATCCACAATTGCAGTTGAATTAGCTCGCTCAGGGCAGCTAGAACGAGCACTGGCAATTGCTGGATCAATTGATCATGCTCCCATCCGCAAATTGACTTACCACGACATTGCCAACCACCTGTTGGCGACAGAACAAGTCGAGCAGGCATTGCACGTTGCACTGTTGGAACCGACACCAGAGTATGTGCAACCTGCCCAAGATACCTTGCTCGCTACGATCGCCGTTCCTCTAGTTCTAACGGGGCAACTCACGCAGGCAATGCAAGCTGTTGAGGCGATCGCAGATGATCAACTGCAAACTGAGACATTAGCGGCGATCGCCGCTGTCCTGCCCCGATAG
- a CDS encoding homocysteine S-methyltransferase family protein has protein sequence MAQYRHHLPQLSNDIFLTDGGLETTLIFLEGLNLPDFAAFDLLRHPAGYQSLQKYFRTYANLAQTYQVGLILESATWRASSDWGTKLGYSPAILAEMNRRAIALLHSIRQEYETEQCRIVISGCVGPRGDGYVPAEVMTVNAAENYHRNQIAIFRDADADLVTAITMNYVQEAIGITRAAQSLGMPVVISFTVETNGKLPTGQPLSEAIAQVDAATDSGPAYYMINCAHPTHFADVLADGGSWLERIRGIRANASVKSHAELNESDTLDEGNPEEFGSQYRELRQQFPHFTVLGGCCGTDDRHIKAICQACLPVLGSHLLSGKRLINSEPIYFMPSANYSNPA, from the coding sequence ATGGCTCAGTATCGACATCATTTACCGCAATTATCGAATGATATTTTTCTGACGGATGGTGGTCTTGAAACCACACTTATTTTTCTTGAAGGACTAAACTTACCTGACTTCGCCGCTTTTGATTTATTAAGACATCCTGCGGGTTATCAATCACTCCAAAAATACTTTCGCACCTATGCCAATCTGGCTCAAACGTATCAAGTTGGTTTAATTTTAGAGAGTGCAACGTGGCGTGCCAGTTCTGACTGGGGTACAAAACTGGGATATTCTCCAGCCATCTTAGCGGAGATGAATCGCAGAGCGATCGCCCTTTTGCATAGCATCCGTCAGGAATATGAAACAGAACAGTGCCGCATTGTGATCAGCGGATGCGTTGGTCCCCGTGGCGATGGTTATGTTCCGGCAGAAGTAATGACGGTAAATGCAGCGGAAAATTATCACCGCAATCAAATTGCCATCTTCCGTGATGCTGATGCTGACTTAGTGACTGCCATTACCATGAACTACGTCCAGGAGGCGATCGGGATTACTCGTGCGGCTCAATCTTTGGGAATGCCAGTTGTGATTTCCTTTACGGTGGAAACCAATGGCAAGCTACCCACAGGGCAACCTTTAAGCGAGGCGATCGCACAAGTCGATGCAGCGACCGATAGTGGACCTGCCTACTACATGATCAACTGTGCCCATCCTACTCATTTTGCTGATGTGCTTGCCGATGGAGGTTCCTGGTTAGAGCGCATTCGTGGCATTCGTGCCAACGCATCCGTTAAAAGCCATGCCGAACTGAATGAGTCAGACACTCTGGATGAGGGTAACCCAGAGGAATTTGGCAGTCAATATCGTGAACTGCGCCAGCAGTTTCCTCACTTCACTGTGTTGGGAGGATGCTGCGGTACAGACGATCGCCATATTAAAGCAATTTGTCAGGCTTGCCTGCCCGTCCTGGGAAGCCACCTCTTAAGTGGAAAGCGACTGATCAATTCAGAGCCAATTTATTTCATGCCTTCCGCTAACTACAGCAATCCTGCTTGA